The Microbacterium sp. W4I20 genome segment GGCGCGCTGAGCGCCGACAAGACGCTCGACATCGTCGCGCAGACGGCGTCCGCCCTGCAGGCCGCCCACGCGGCGGGTCTCGTGCACCGCGACATCAAGCCGGGAAACCTGCTGATCACGCCCGACGGCCGGGTCAAGATCACCGACTTCGGCATCGCCCGCATCGCGGATCAGGTGCCGCTGACCGCGACCGGCCAGGTGATGGGCACCGTGCAGTACCTGTCGCCCGAGCAGGCGTCCGGCCACCCGGCATCCCCCGCGACCGACACCTACTCGCTCGGCATCGTCGCGTACGAGTGCCTGGCGGGCAAGCGCCCGTTCACCGGCGAATCGCAGGTCGCGATCGCGATGGCGCAGATCAACGAGCAGCCTCCGCCGCTGCCGCCGACCGTGCCGATCCCGGTGCAGAACCTCGTCATGGCGATGATCGCCAAGAAGCCGTCGGATCGTCCGTCGTCGTCGGCGACGGTCGCGCGCGCCGCGCAGGCCCTGCGTCGCGGCGACCTGAACTCGGCCGCGATCGCTGTTCCCGCCATCGCGACCGGCGGCATCGCCGGTGATGACGACGCGACGCGGATGCTGTCGGCCACCGGAGACGACGGCGCCACGCGCATCCTTCCCACCACGGCGCAGCTTCCCACCGAGGGTGCCGCGGAGGAGAAGGAGAAGAAGAAGCGCAGCCCATGGACCTGGCCGCTGATCGCGCTGATCGCCCTCCTGGTGATCGTGCTCGTCCCGACGGTGTGGGCACTGACGAACCAGGGCGACGGCAAGGACGCCGACCCCTCGAAGGCGCCGCCCACCAGTGCGTCCTCGACGCCGAGCAGCTCGCCGACGCCGTCCGACACCCCCGAGGAGACCCGCGTCGACGTGACGACGCTCAACCTCAAGGGCATGGACTGCAACACCGCGACCGCCACCCTGAAGGATGCCGGATTCACGAGCATCACGTGCGTGGACGGCGACCCGGCTCCCACTGACGCCGAAGTGGGCCAGGTGTACAACTTCGCGCCCTCCGGCAACGTCGAGACGGCCACGCCGATCCAGCTCACCGTGTACGCGGCCCGCGCGGCGCTGCCGACTCCGACCGACACCCCGACGATCACCGGTGACCCCGCCGCCGGCAGCACCGTCACGATCGCGTGGGGCGCCGGATTCACCTGCCCGAGCGGCACGACGCTCTCCGGCTACGTGGTGTCTCTGCAGAACGGCACGTTCGTGTCGGGCGGGCCGAACTTCCAGCCCACCCAGCGCAACACGCAGATCCAGATCGCGAACGCCGAAGGCCAGCAGCTCATCGTCACCTACCAGGGCACCTGCTCGGGTGGCGATCAGCGCACGTCGAACGCGTCTCCCCCGCTCTCGATCGCGATCACCGCGCCGGCGGACCCCGGCGAGGGTGACGGCGGCGGGGAGACCGACGGGTAGCCTTGATCCAGCTCAGTCACTGTCGTTGCAAGGGGGGTTAGTCCGTGTCCACAGAGCCACGCGTTCTCGCGGGTCGTTACCGCGTCGACGAGCTCATCGGGCACGGCGGCATGGCGAAGGTGTACCGCGGGCATGACTTGACGCTCGGCCGTGAGGTCGCGATCAAGATCCTCGATCCCGACCTGGCCCGCGACACGGCGTTCCGCACCCGGTTCCGGCTCGAGGCGCAGGCCGCCTCGCGCATGTCGCATCCGTCGATCGTCCGCGTCTTCGACGCCGGCGATCCGTCCGCACCCTCCGCAGGAGGAGTCGCGTCCGACACGGAGCCACCGTACATCGTGATGGAGCTCATCAGAGGCACCCTTCTGAAGGACATCATCGCCCGGGGCCCCGTGCCCGTGGAAGATGCGGTGCGCTACGTCGACGGCATCCTCGAGGCGCTCGACTACTCGCATCGGGCGGGCGTCGTGCACCGCGACATCAAGCCGGGCAACGTCATGGTCACCGACAAGGGCCAGGTCAAGGTGATGGACTTCGGCATCGCCCGCGCGGTGTCCGACTCCTCCTCCACCGTGGCCGAGACGACGCAGATCATCGGCACCGCCGCGTACTTCTCGCCGGAGCAGGCCAAGGGCGAACCCGTCGATGCGCGTGCCGACCTCTACTCCACAGGCGTCGTGCTCTACGAGCTGCTCACGGGGCGTCAGCCGTTCCGTGGGGAGTCTCCGGTCGCCGTCGCCTACCAGCACGTCAGCGAGACACCGGTCGCGCCGACCGAGGTGAACGAAGACGCCCCGGGCGCGCTCGACCCGATCGTGCTGCGGGCTCTCGCGAAGGATCCCTATCAGCGGTTCCCGGATGCCGCGCACTTCCGGGCCGCGCTCGACTCGGCTCTCACGGGCGCCGCGCCGACCCGCAAGCAGGTCGGCGCGCTGACCAGTGAGCTCTACGGGCCCAGCCCGCGGCAGGCGCAGGAGACGGCGCGGTCACTGCGCCAGCTCAGCACCGACACCACGATGTCCCGCACGCAGTCCGGCCCGCCGGTCGCATGGATCTGGGCCGGTGTCGCTCTGCTCGCCGTGCTGCTCGCCTCGGTCCTGTTCTGGGTGTACACGATCAGCCTCCAGCCGTCCGAGGTGCCCAGCACGTCTCGCACCATCCCCGATCTCGTGAACGTCTCGGCCGAGCGCGCCCAGGACGAACTCGCCGAGCTCGACCTGACCGCCACGCTCATCGTCGAGGCGAGCTCCGACATCGCCGACGGCAACGTGATCCGCACGGATCCCGGAGTCGGTGTGGCGGTCGAGGAGGGCGACGCGGTCACCGTGTACGTCTCCTCGGGTGCGGAGACGGTGACCGTCCCGAAGCTCGAAGGCATGTCGCTCGTCAACGCCAAGAAGGCGCTGGCGGATGCCGGACTCGAACTCGGTACCGTCATCGAGCGCAACGACAAGGAACTCGCGGCCGACACCGTGATCTCGGCGAGCGAGAAAGCCGACGACGAAGTGGCCCCGAAGACCGTGATCAATCTGGTCGTCGCGAGCGGGAAGGTGACGCTCACCGATCTCTCCGGCTGGACGGTGGATGCCGCGACCACGAACCTCACCGATCTCGGCCTCACGGCGAGCCCGGAGGAGCAGGCGGACTGCCCGGCCACCGATCCGCCGACAGTCGACTCGATGTCGGTCGCACCCGGCGATGTGGCGATCGGCTCGACCGTCGGGCTGAGGTTCTGCACCGGGGAGTAGATCCCAGGCCCGCCCCACCTGCCGCCTGTCAGCGGGAGAGCGGATGCAACCGCTCGGAGAGCACGACCGCATCGGTGTCGCCGCAGAGCTCGAGCCAGTTCGCCAGCAGTCGGTAGCCGCCCTCGGTGAGCACGCTCTCGGGGTGGAACTGCACCCCGAGTATCGGCAGGTCACGGTGCGCCAGCGCCATGACCGTCCCGGTGCCGGTCCACGCGGTCACCGTGACGTCGGCGGGAAGAGCGGATGCCGGCAGCGCGAGCGAGTGGTACCGCCCGGCTTCGAACGGCGAGGGGATGCCGGCGAACAGCGCCGAGCCGTCGTGGGTCACCGCCGAGACCATGCCGTGCATGAGCTCCGGGGCTTCACCGACGGGTGTGCCGAACGCCTCGCCGATCGCCTGATGCCCGAGGCACACCCCGAGCAGCGGGATGCGCAGCCGGGCGGCCACGCGAACCGCGTCGAGCGATGCGCCCGCTTCACCGGGCGTGCCGGGACCCGGGGAAAGCAGCACCGCGTCGTAGTCAGGGAGAAGACGCTCCAGCTCGGCGGCATCCGTCGTGTCCGACTCGATCATGGTGGTCTCGGCGCCGAGCTCGCGCAGGTAGCCGACCAGGGTGTGCACGAAGCTGTCGTGGTTGTCGACCACGAGAACTCGCGTCATTCGACGTCGACTTCGCCCGGCGTGATGATCGGGCTGACCCAGGGGAAGACGTACCAGAACAGTCCGTAGAGCACGGCGGCGATGACCACGAGCACGATGAGCAGGCGCAGCCACCAGGGGCCGGGCAGCAGGCGCCAGATTGCGGCGTACATCAGACTTCTCTCTCGTCGGTGCGCATGACTACACGGAGGGTGCGGCCGGGGGCGGCGGCGGATCAGTCAGCGCGGCGGGCGGTCCCTCCGCGCGCGGCTGGAAGCTCTCGAACACGCCGTAGGCGACGATGCGCTCGGCGAGCGAGTACAGCGGCGAGCAGGCCGTCAGGGTGATGTACCGCTCTCCGGTCTGCTGCTCGGGCATCTGCGGCACGTCGGCGAGCACGTCGGTCTGCGAGGGCTTGACGTACTCGAGCGTCCGGAAGCGATAGGTGAACCACCCGTCGGGCGTCTCCACGACGATCGCGTCGTTCAGCTGGAGCTTGTCGAGCTGGTTGAAGGGCTTGCCCCAGGTCGTGCGGTGGCCGGCCATCGAGAAGTTGCCGACCTCGCCGGGCATCTTCGAGTCGGTGTAGACGCCGATGCCCTTCTGATCGAGGGTCCGGGCGCGGCTCGTGCCGCCGTAGATGCCGTAGTTGTAGCCGGCACCGAAGCGGGGGATGTGCATCTGTCCCAGTTGCTCCGCGTCGGCGGGCACCTTCGGGATGACGGGCTCGTAGTAGGTCGCGCCGTCGTCGGCCTCCACCAGCGGCGGCGGTTCCGGCGCAGGCCCTCTTGCCCACTCCTCGGAGATCGCCGCGCCTTCATCGTTCTTCTGTGCGCTGATGATGATGTCGCCGATCCACATCTGCCACGCCACGAACAGCAGCACGAGCACGCCGGCGGTGAGGAGCAGTTCGCCGAGCACGCTCGCGAAGGTCGCGCGGGATCGCGGACGCTCGCGTCGGGGACGACGCCCCCCAGGCGCGACGGATGCAGTCATGGCGTGATCCTATCGCTCGCAGCTGGTCGCTGGACGAAGGTATGGGTGCGCAGAGGCCTCATGGGTAGAATGTCGGAATGGCCCGTGAGCGTAGAACCGAAGAACCCGTCGTCGAGCGCGCCGAAGGCGACGCCGCTCCCAACGCCGTATGGTTCAAGCCCGTGATGATCGGCTTCATGCTGCTCGGTCTCGCGTGGATCCTGGTCTTCTACATCTCCGGCATGCAGTTCCCGATCCCGGGACTCGACAACTGGAACCTGGCCATCGGCCTCGGCATCGCCCTGATCGGCTTCCTGATGACCACGCGCTGGCGCTGACCCAGCTCCGCTTCTTTGAAGGCCCCTCGCTCAGCGGGGGGCCTTTCTTCTTGCCCACACGGGGTCGGATGCCGGTCGTCGCAAAGTTATCCACAGGTTTGTGCACAGCCTGGGGAGAATTACACCGGTGTTATTCACAGGGGTCGAAAACCCTGTTAACAAGTGGCGATCAGGCCAAAATGATGAGCGGTGGCACGAAGGCGACGAGGATGAGCAGCGCGACGGTGACGACCGCGAGCAGGACGATCTGCCAGACACGTTGCTCGCGCCGCTTCGTGCGCGTGAAGATGAAGGCGATCAGCGCGCCGATGACCGCGCCCCCGAGGTGGGCCTGCCAGGCGATGTTCCGCAGGAAGAACCCCAGGGCGAAGTTGACGCCGAGGATCACGAGCAGCCCCGTGACGTTCGCGCCGATGTGCCGTCCGACGATGAGGAGCGCGGCCATCAAGCCGAAGATCGCTCCGGATGCCCCCACCGTCGAGGTCTCGGGCGCGATGACGGCGACCGCGACGGAACCACCCAGTCCGCTGATCAGGTACAGCGCGATGAAACGCGCGCGACCGAGCAGGGGTTCGAGGTTCTGCCCCAGCATCCACAGGGCGAGCATGTTCAGCGCCAGGTGGAAGAAGCCGCCGTGCACGAACATCGCGGTGAGCAGACGCCACGGTTCGAACGGGAGGAGCGAGAGGTCGGGATAGAGGTAGGCGGCGTTGAAGGCAAGCGCCTGCCTGATGGGACCGTCGAGTCCGGGGATGAGCTGCACCAGGCCGATGAACGAGGTCACCGCAAGCAGCACATAGGTGACGATGGGCTTGCCGCCGCGGGTCATCGCCATGGCGGCGCCGGAGCTCCGGCCTCCCCATCGACGCTCCGCCTTCTTCTGCGCGGGGGTGCGGTTCTTGCGCTCGGCCTTCATGCACTCGGGGCAGATCACCCCGACGGGTGCGGGCGTCTGGCACTCTCCGCAGATCGTGCGCAGACACCGCTGGCAGAGCACGAAGCTCTGCCGATCCGGATGCCGGTAGCAGAAGTTGTCGCGGTTGTCCGCGAACTCAGGCGTCGTCATCCGGATCGGCCGCAGCTGTCGTCAGGCCGCGACGATGTCGATCGACTGCAGCACGACCGGCTCGACCGGACGGTCGCCCGCAGCGGTCGGGACGGCGGCGATCGCGTCGACGACGGCGCGAGAGGCGTCGTCCGCGACCTCGCCGAAGATCGTGTGCTTGCCCTGAAGCCACGGCGTCGGGTCAGTGGTGATGAAGAACTGCGAGCCGTTGGTGCCCTCGGGCTTGCCGGTGATGGCGTTGCGACGGAGGCCGGCGTTCGCCATCGCGAGGATGTACGGCTTGTTGAAGTCGAGCTCCATGTTGATCTCGTCGTCGAAGTTGTAGCCGGGGCCTCCGACGCCCTGTCCGAGCGGGTCGCCGCCCTGGATCATGAAGTTCGGGATGATGCGGTGGAAGATGACGTCCTTGTACAGCGCGCCCTCGCCCGGCTTGCCGGTGGCGGGGTGCGTCCACTCCTGGGTGCCGTCGGCGAGGCCGACGAAGTTCTTGACCGTCTTCGGGGCGTGGTCGCCGAAGAGGTTGATGACGATGTCACCGTGGTTGGTGTGCAGGGTTGCGACGTGGGAAGCGTGGGCCATGCCTCCATTCTCTCAGAGCTTCCGGGGAGTTCGCCCGTCGTGACCGCCGCGAGAGGGCGGCAGGCACCGTACATCGCGTGTCGGAAGTTTGCAAGGGTTCGTGATTTCCCGACCCCCGCCCAGCCTCTTCTGGCAAGATGGGGAACCCGCACTGCAATGGACAGGAGAACATCGTGAGCCTCAGCCGCAAGCGGAAGAAGCAACTGCGTCGTCTGCAGAAGGACGCCACCCAGCTCTGGGAGTCGCAGCAGGAAGTCGTCGGCCACGCCGCCGATGTCGCTCGCGAGGCCAGCCGTCAGCTCGGTGACCTCGGTCGCGAGCAGGTGCTCCCTGTCGTTCAGGACACGTACAACCGTCGTCTCGCCCCGGTCGTCGACCGCGGTGTGAGGATCGGTCGCCACGTCGTCGACGACAAGGTCGTCCCCATCGTCGGTGGTGTCGTGGGCAGTGCCCTCACCGCCTGGGACTTCGCGAACGCCAAGCGTCACGGCACCGCGGTCCCCGCGCCCCGTGGTGCGTTCGGCAAGAAGCAGAAGTCCGGACCGGGCCTCGGTTCCGTCGTCGCGATCATCCTCGGCGCCGCCGCCGCGGTCGGCGTGCTCTACGCCGCGTGGCAGGCGCTCCGCGCTGACGACGAGCTCTGGGTTGCAGACGACCCGCTCTCTGCTCCCGACGCGTGACCGCATCTGATCTCCCCTCCGTCGCCCCTGGTGCCGGAGGGGATCAGCATGTCCGGGTGCGGGAGGCCGCCGCAGCGCGCGGCCTGACCATCGACATCCAGCAGCGACCTGCGGCGAACAGTCTGTTCGAGGCGGCCGAGCTGCTCGGCATCCCCCCATCGAGCATCGTGAAGACGCTCGTCGTGAAGCGGTCCGATGACACTTATCTGTTCGCCCTCATCCCGGGTGGCCGGTCGATCTCGTGGCCGAAGCTTCGCACCCTGGTGGGCGTGAACAAGCTACGCCTGCCGGAACCCGAGCTGGCACTCGCCGCCACCGGGTACGAACGCGGCACCATCGTGCCGATCGGCAGCACCACCGACTGGCCGATCTACGCCGATGAGTCGATCGTGGGTCAGCGCATCGCGATGGGTGCGGGGGCGCACGGCTTCAGTCTGTTCGTCGAGGCCGACGACCTGATCGCGGCATACGGCGCGACAGTCGCCGACATCTCCGTCCCCGAGCAGCCGCGCGCCTGACGCAACCCGGGGTCGCTGAGCTTGACGAAGCGTCAGGCGAGGCCGGCCATGCGGATCGCGATGTCGACGAGCTTGACTCGCTGCAGATCGGCCACCGCCTTCAGGGGGAACCACTCCGCCATGTCGGTGGAACCCTCGGTCTCGAAGCGCAGCTTGCCGCCGGTGACCTCGGCGCGGTAGAGGATGCGCAGCGTGTGCAGCGGAACGGCGGCCTTCTGCACGCGCCGCCCGGCGGGAATCACCCGGGAGTGGATGCCGAGGAGCTCGCCGACCTTGACCGTGTAGCCGGTCTCTTCGCGGAGCTCGCGCCGCACGGCATCCTCCGGGTCCTCGCCGGGCTCCAGCCCGCCGCCCGGCATGGTCCAGGCCACGCGCCGCCCCTCGGTCCAGCGCGCGAGCAGCAGCCGCCCGCCGTCATCGGTGACGACTGCGTATGCCGCGACACGCAGATCCATGCGACTCACACTATCCGCAGCGCGGCATCCTGCTGTTCGTCGATCACACCAGTCGCGTGCCGCCGAGGTGGGTCTCGCGCACAATGGTCTCTCCGATTCCGCTCGGTGGCAGGCACTGGACGGCGTCTCGCCGGAGCGGGATCATGGGCAGATGGTCTTCGAAGTCGTCGACGGTCCCCGTATCGAGCGCCGAAGCTCGGTGCCGACCGTCGGCATCCGTCTGGTCACTCCGTTCCGCGGCATGCTCGCAACTCGCGATCGCCTCCTCGCCGAGCTCTTCTCGTGGCTGGACGACCGCGGTGTGCAGGCCGAAGGCCCGTTCTACCTGCGGCTGCATGTGGTCGACATGGCGGCCGACATGGACATCGAGGTCGGCGTGGCCGGCGTGGTCGCAGAGGGCGCCGGGCGAGTGACGGCCGGGACGATGCCGGCCGGCGAGTACGCGATCCTCGCCTATCGCGGCAGCTCGCTGCAGGCGAATCGGATGCTGCTCGGCTGGGTCGACGACTCGGAGCGGAGCTTCGACGCCAACCCGGCATCCGGTGCCTGGGCCGGCCGGTACGAGATCCTCCGCACCGACCCACGCGTCGAGCGGCGCAAGACCGCGTGGACGACGGAGCTGGCGTTCCTCCTCGCGGCATACGGATGATCGGTCAGGAATCGAGAAGCCGGCGCGGTGACGCCTCCCTACGCTGAAGAACAGCATCCGGACACGAACGAGAGGAACGGTCATGGCTGAGGACACGAAGAACTTCACCGCCGAAGAGCGCGAGGCCATGCAGGCCGCAGCGAAGGAAGCGAAGGCGAAGCGCTCGCGGGCGAAGAAGACGCCGGAGGAGCAGCGCGCCGCCGGTGAGGCCGACCTGATGGAGGCGATCGCGAAGCTGCCTGACGAGAACGACAAGAAGCTGGCCACGAGCCTGCACGAGCTGGTCATGGAGGTCGCCCCCGACCTCATGCCGCGCACCTATTACGGCATGCCGGGCTGGGGCAAGGACGGCAAGGTCCTGTGCTTCTTCCAGCCGGCGAGCAAGTTCAAGGTGCGCTACGGCACCTTCGGCTTCGAGCCGATCTCGAACCTCGACGACGGCACCATGTGGCCGACCGCCTACGCGGTGCTGGAACTGACATCTGCGAACAGGAAGCTCCTCTCGGAGCGGATTCGTCTCGCGATCAGCTGACCGGAGGGGGTCCGGCTGGAAGGGCGGAGACAGCGTCGGAATCGCGCAGTAGCGTGGACGCCGTGAGCATCCTGCCGTTCCCCTCTGCCGTGTACGCCGCCCGCCTCGAACACGCTGTCGCCCTGGCGACGGATGCCGGTCTCGACGCGATCATCGTCGGTCCCGGCCCGGATCTGCAGTACCTCGTCGGCGTCGAAGGCGACACCATCGAACGCCTGACCGCGTTGGTGCTCGGCCCCGGCATCGCGCCGACGATCATCGTGCCGCGCATGGAGCTCGCGAAGGTGCGGTCGACGGCCGTCGGCGAACTCGGCCTCGGCGTGAGCGACTGGGTCGACGGGGAGGACCCATACGACCTGGTCGCCGCGGCGGTCGGCGCGGTCGCGCGACTCGGAGTCTCGGATGCGCTCCCGGCTCTGCACGTGATCCCGATCGGTGAGCGCTTCGGCATGCGGCTCGAGCTCGCCACCCCGGTGCTGCGCGAAGGACGGATGATCAAGGACGCCACCGAGATCGCCGAGCTCCGTCGCGCGGGCGAGGCGATCGACCGCGTGCACCGCGGCGTGCCGGGCTGGTTGCGTGCCGGACGCACCGAACGCGAGGTCGCCGCCGACATCGCCGAAGCGATCGTGGCGGAGGGCCACCACACGGTCGAGTTCGTGATCGTCGGCTCCGGCCCGAACGGCGCCGACCCGCACCACGAGGTCTCCGACCGGGTCATCGAAGACGGCGACATCGTCGTGGTCGACATCGGGGGAGCCGTGCCGACGGGCTACAACTCCGACAGCACGCGCACCTACGTCGTCGGCACTCCCGATCCGGTGGCGGCTGAGCGGATCGCGGTGCTCGTGCGGGCGCAGCAGGCCGCCGTCGACGCGGTGCGGCCTGGCGTGACGGCATCCGCCGTGGATGCGGCGGCGCGTACGGTGCTCGCCGACGCGGGCCTGGGAGACGCATTCCTGCACCGTACCGGCCACGGCATCGGAGTCTCGGTGCACGAGGAGCCATACATCGCACCGGGCAACGACCTGGTGCTGCGCGAGGGCATGGCGTTCAGCATCGAGCCGGGGATCTACTTCGCCGGCCAGTGGGGCGCGCGCATCGAGGACATCGTGGTGGTCACGGCTGCCGGCTGCGAGCGACTCAACGTGGCGCCTCACGAGCTGGTGGTCGCGGGCTGAGTCTCCCGCGGACCGATCCGTGGGCCTTTCATGACGCGACAACCAGCATTCCGGGTCGATCATGGTCGGGGTGCAGAAATGTCGTAGGAATGGATGCATGACATCTCTTTCCAGAACCGGATTCGCCGCGCTCGGGGTGGTGGCCCTCGCCGCCGCCGGCATGCTCGTGGCCCCCGCATCCCCCGCATCCGCCCATGGTTATGTCGGCGGCACTTCATCGTCGCTCATCTCGCGCGCG includes the following:
- a CDS encoding protein kinase; this translates as MRPTQGVSFGGRYELLSRIAIGGMGEVWEATDHVIGRTVAIKILKDEYMGDPGFLERFRAEARHAALVNHEGIASVFDYGEENGSAFLVMELVPGEALSTVLERDGALSADKTLDIVAQTASALQAAHAAGLVHRDIKPGNLLITPDGRVKITDFGIARIADQVPLTATGQVMGTVQYLSPEQASGHPASPATDTYSLGIVAYECLAGKRPFTGESQVAIAMAQINEQPPPLPPTVPIPVQNLVMAMIAKKPSDRPSSSATVARAAQALRRGDLNSAAIAVPAIATGGIAGDDDATRMLSATGDDGATRILPTTAQLPTEGAAEEKEKKKRSPWTWPLIALIALLVIVLVPTVWALTNQGDGKDADPSKAPPTSASSTPSSSPTPSDTPEETRVDVTTLNLKGMDCNTATATLKDAGFTSITCVDGDPAPTDAEVGQVYNFAPSGNVETATPIQLTVYAARAALPTPTDTPTITGDPAAGSTVTIAWGAGFTCPSGTTLSGYVVSLQNGTFVSGGPNFQPTQRNTQIQIANAEGQQLIVTYQGTCSGGDQRTSNASPPLSIAITAPADPGEGDGGGETDG
- the pknB gene encoding Stk1 family PASTA domain-containing Ser/Thr kinase, coding for MSTEPRVLAGRYRVDELIGHGGMAKVYRGHDLTLGREVAIKILDPDLARDTAFRTRFRLEAQAASRMSHPSIVRVFDAGDPSAPSAGGVASDTEPPYIVMELIRGTLLKDIIARGPVPVEDAVRYVDGILEALDYSHRAGVVHRDIKPGNVMVTDKGQVKVMDFGIARAVSDSSSTVAETTQIIGTAAYFSPEQAKGEPVDARADLYSTGVVLYELLTGRQPFRGESPVAVAYQHVSETPVAPTEVNEDAPGALDPIVLRALAKDPYQRFPDAAHFRAALDSALTGAAPTRKQVGALTSELYGPSPRQAQETARSLRQLSTDTTMSRTQSGPPVAWIWAGVALLAVLLASVLFWVYTISLQPSEVPSTSRTIPDLVNVSAERAQDELAELDLTATLIVEASSDIADGNVIRTDPGVGVAVEEGDAVTVYVSSGAETVTVPKLEGMSLVNAKKALADAGLELGTVIERNDKELAADTVISASEKADDEVAPKTVINLVVASGKVTLTDLSGWTVDAATTNLTDLGLTASPEEQADCPATDPPTVDSMSVAPGDVAIGSTVGLRFCTGE
- a CDS encoding aminodeoxychorismate/anthranilate synthase component II codes for the protein MTRVLVVDNHDSFVHTLVGYLRELGAETTMIESDTTDAAELERLLPDYDAVLLSPGPGTPGEAGASLDAVRVAARLRIPLLGVCLGHQAIGEAFGTPVGEAPELMHGMVSAVTHDGSALFAGIPSPFEAGRYHSLALPASALPADVTVTAWTGTGTVMALAHRDLPILGVQFHPESVLTEGGYRLLANWLELCGDTDAVVLSERLHPLSR
- a CDS encoding class E sortase; its protein translation is MTASVAPGGRRPRRERPRSRATFASVLGELLLTAGVLVLLFVAWQMWIGDIIISAQKNDEGAAISEEWARGPAPEPPPLVEADDGATYYEPVIPKVPADAEQLGQMHIPRFGAGYNYGIYGGTSRARTLDQKGIGVYTDSKMPGEVGNFSMAGHRTTWGKPFNQLDKLQLNDAIVVETPDGWFTYRFRTLEYVKPSQTDVLADVPQMPEQQTGERYITLTACSPLYSLAERIVAYGVFESFQPRAEGPPAALTDPPPPPAAPSV
- a CDS encoding cell division protein CrgA translates to MARERRTEEPVVERAEGDAAPNAVWFKPVMIGFMLLGLAWILVFYISGMQFPIPGLDNWNLAIGLGIALIGFLMTTRWR
- a CDS encoding rhomboid family intramembrane serine protease, yielding MTTPEFADNRDNFCYRHPDRQSFVLCQRCLRTICGECQTPAPVGVICPECMKAERKNRTPAQKKAERRWGGRSSGAAMAMTRGGKPIVTYVLLAVTSFIGLVQLIPGLDGPIRQALAFNAAYLYPDLSLLPFEPWRLLTAMFVHGGFFHLALNMLALWMLGQNLEPLLGRARFIALYLISGLGGSVAVAVIAPETSTVGASGAIFGLMAALLIVGRHIGANVTGLLVILGVNFALGFFLRNIAWQAHLGGAVIGALIAFIFTRTKRREQRVWQIVLLAVVTVALLILVAFVPPLIILA
- a CDS encoding peptidylprolyl isomerase translates to MAHASHVATLHTNHGDIVINLFGDHAPKTVKNFVGLADGTQEWTHPATGKPGEGALYKDVIFHRIIPNFMIQGGDPLGQGVGGPGYNFDDEINMELDFNKPYILAMANAGLRRNAITGKPEGTNGSQFFITTDPTPWLQGKHTIFGEVADDASRAVVDAIAAVPTAAGDRPVEPVVLQSIDIVAA
- a CDS encoding DNA helicase; translated protein: MSLSRKRKKQLRRLQKDATQLWESQQEVVGHAADVAREASRQLGDLGREQVLPVVQDTYNRRLAPVVDRGVRIGRHVVDDKVVPIVGGVVGSALTAWDFANAKRHGTAVPAPRGAFGKKQKSGPGLGSVVAIILGAAAAVGVLYAAWQALRADDELWVADDPLSAPDA
- a CDS encoding aminoacyl-tRNA deacylase; this encodes MREAAAARGLTIDIQQRPAANSLFEAAELLGIPPSSIVKTLVVKRSDDTYLFALIPGGRSISWPKLRTLVGVNKLRLPEPELALAATGYERGTIVPIGSTTDWPIYADESIVGQRIAMGAGAHGFSLFVEADDLIAAYGATVADISVPEQPRA
- a CDS encoding NUDIX hydrolase, with the translated sequence MDLRVAAYAVVTDDGGRLLLARWTEGRRVAWTMPGGGLEPGEDPEDAVRRELREETGYTVKVGELLGIHSRVIPAGRRVQKAAVPLHTLRILYRAEVTGGKLRFETEGSTDMAEWFPLKAVADLQRVKLVDIAIRMAGLA
- a CDS encoding GyrI-like domain-containing protein gives rise to the protein MRLTLSAARHPAVRRSHQSRAAEVGLAHNGLSDSARWQALDGVSPERDHGQMVFEVVDGPRIERRSSVPTVGIRLVTPFRGMLATRDRLLAELFSWLDDRGVQAEGPFYLRLHVVDMAADMDIEVGVAGVVAEGAGRVTAGTMPAGEYAILAYRGSSLQANRMLLGWVDDSERSFDANPASGAWAGRYEILRTDPRVERRKTAWTTELAFLLAAYG
- a CDS encoding Xaa-Pro peptidase family protein → MSILPFPSAVYAARLEHAVALATDAGLDAIIVGPGPDLQYLVGVEGDTIERLTALVLGPGIAPTIIVPRMELAKVRSTAVGELGLGVSDWVDGEDPYDLVAAAVGAVARLGVSDALPALHVIPIGERFGMRLELATPVLREGRMIKDATEIAELRRAGEAIDRVHRGVPGWLRAGRTEREVAADIAEAIVAEGHHTVEFVIVGSGPNGADPHHEVSDRVIEDGDIVVVDIGGAVPTGYNSDSTRTYVVGTPDPVAAERIAVLVRAQQAAVDAVRPGVTASAVDAAARTVLADAGLGDAFLHRTGHGIGVSVHEEPYIAPGNDLVLREGMAFSIEPGIYFAGQWGARIEDIVVVTAAGCERLNVAPHELVVAG